The Papaver somniferum cultivar HN1 chromosome 3, ASM357369v1, whole genome shotgun sequence genome includes a region encoding these proteins:
- the LOC113355975 gene encoding serine/threonine-protein kinase pakF-like isoform X2, translating into MAEKETTEKTYSQRKEKSTISRKKSFNYLLVLSLSRECVEIMERRKYPIGNEHYELYEEVGQGVSASVYRAICIPNNEIVAIKIIDFERHNSDLANISREAQTMILVDNPNVLRAYCSFVSDHNLWVVMPFMEGGSCLHILKSAYPDGFKESVIATILREILKGLEYLHQHGHIHRDVKAGNILVDARGAIKLGDFGVSACLFDSGDRQRTRNTFVGTPCWMAPEVMEQLNGYDFKADIWSFGITALELAHGHAPFSKYPPMKVLLMTLQNAPPGLDYERDKKFSKSFKNMIAQCLVKEPSKRPSARKLLKHPFFKQARSNDYICRTLLEGLPTLGDRMKELKKKDEDMLAQKKMPDGEKEEISQNEYKRGISGWNFNVEDMKAQASLIQDGDEPIADKLDQGGSSNSLMDASDKENVDMVHHRSESLHPIDSNGNFLRGRWDKSEDDLSVAGSTSDCEHLSLQDDFAKHIEHVEHDRNGRTENKVNGAGRRSDSMRSPRWSRESYTNLPDLSIPTFEDESIKQNQNSLAPDTPSVPSKPPSSSGEDLDEKAREHVVQQKGRFKVTSEKAQLEKALSTPMLQKSQSLQPLTPTSQLDASSNSHDLSVFSLLDIMLQTNIVQRDHILSLMKQCTSGNLTAGGSNSTAPDITESLLELSHERTKQLLQEMNEQWRHISSVEEFQRLKPKTIQDDLQCHVDQTQHERNESFSNDTNGLEKRSENQYVRSARRSGGSDASLQDVSCPLYEDERDKQAQNGTGVTPQTAEETVPETLSKSSKSCMCGEIFHMSSNGEDFDEKAERPVVQQKGRFKVTSEKPQLEKALSTPILQKYPSFQVSSLPPTPTPQFDAASSNPQDVSSSSHLFFILQTNVVQRENVLLLIKQHQSSSNLIRVDGGNNSSVPKITEKLLEASSDRAKELEQEKNELQMRLVAVKEYLEKCKADSQVSL; encoded by the exons ATGGCAGAAAAAGAAACAACAGAGAAAACCTATTCCCAAAGGAAagaaaaatcaacaatttctagaAAAAAATCATTTAATTATCTTCTAGTTCTTTCGTTATCCAGAGAATGCGTTGAAATAATGGAGAGGAGAAAGTATCCAATTGGGAACGAACATTACGAGCTATACGAAGAAGTAGGTCAAGGAGTTAGCGCTTCTGTTTATCGAGCTATTTGTATACCGAACAATGAAATCGTTGCTATCAAAATCATCGATTTCGAAAGACATAATAGCGATCTG GCCAATATATCACGTGAAGCTCAAACAATGATATTAGTTGACAATCCAAATGTTTTGAGGGCGTACTGTTCTTTTGTTAGTGATCATAACTTATGGGTTGTCATGCCATTCATGGAAGGAGGTTCTTGTTTGCATATATTAAAATCTGCTTATCCCGATGGTTTTAAGGAGTCTGTTATTGCAACCATTTTACGTGAAATATTAAAGGGATTAGAGTATCTTCATCAGCATGGCCACATCCATCGCGACGTCAAG GCTGGAAATATACTAGTTGATGCACGAGGTGCGATAAAGCTGGGAGATTTTGGTGTTTCGGCATGCCTTTTTGATTCTGGTGATAGGCAGCGCACTAGAAACACCTTCGTAGGGACACCTTGCTG GATGGCACCTGAGGTTATGGAGCAGTTGAATGGTTATGACTTCAA GGCTGATATCTGGTCCTTCGGTATAACTGCCTTGGAGCTTGCTCACGGTCACGCACCTTTCTCAAAGTATCCTCCAATGAAG GTTTTACTTATGACTTTGCAAAATGCACCACCAGGCTTGGACTATGAGAGGGACAAGAAATTTTCGAAG tctttcaagaatatGATTGCTCAGTGCTTGGTAAAAGAACCTTCAAAACGTCCTTCAGCACGTAAGTTGTTAAAGCATCCTTTCTTTAAGCAAGCTAGGTCTAATGACTACATTTGCCGTACCCTATTAGAGGGTCTCCCAACGCTTGGAGATCGTATGAAAGAGTTGAAG AAAAAGGATGAAGATATGCTTGCTCAAAAGAAAATGCCAGACGGTGAAAAAGAGGAAATATCCCAG AATGAATATAAAAGGGGAATCAGTGGCTGGAATTTTAATGTCGAAGACATGAAAGCACAGGCATCACTG attcaagatggtgatgaaccTATTGCTGATAAATTAGATCAAGGAGGTAGCTCCAATTCTCTGATGGATGCTTCTGATAAA GAAAATGTGGATATGGTGCACCATAGGTCCGAATCTCTCCATCCAATCGATTCAAATGGAAACTTTCTTAG GGGTAGATGGGACAAATCTGAGGATGACTTAAGTGTGGCTGGTTCTACCTCAGATTGTGAACACCTTTCTTTGCAAGAcgattttgcaaaacacattgAACACGTTGAACATGATAGGAATGGGAGGACAGAAAATAAGGTCAATGGAGCTGGAAGACGCTCCGACAGTATGCGTTCTCCAAGATGGAGTAGAGAATCATACACCAACTTACCAGACCTTTCTATTCCCACATTCGAAGATGAGAG CATCAAGCAAAATCAGAATTCCTTGGCTCCTGACACACCATCCGTACCATCTAAACCACCAT CATCAAGTGGTGAGGACCTTGATGAAAAAGCAAGAGAGCATGTTGTGCAACAAAAAGGACGTTTCAAAGTGACATCAGAAAAAGCTCAAttagaaaag GCACTTTCAACCCCAATGCTCCAAAAGAGTCAAAGCTTGCAG CCGCTTACACCAACTTCACAGTTGGATGCATCATCAAATTCACACGACTTGTCAGTCTTCTCACTGTTGGATATCATGTTGCAGACAAATATTGTACAAAGG GATCATATTTTGTCGTTAATGAAGCAGTGCACATCTGGTAATTTAACAG CTGGAGGAAGCAATTCAACAGCTCCAGACATTACAGAATCATTG CTGGAGTTGAGCCATGAAAGGACAAAACAACTATTGCAAGAGATGAATGAGCAGTGGAG gcatatatcttctgttgaagagttCCAGAGGCTCAAACCAAAAACAATCCAG GATGATTTGCAGTGCCACGTTGATCAAACTCAACATGAAAGGAATGAAAGTTTCAGTAACGACACCAATGGACTCGAAAAGCGCTCTGAAAATCAGTACGTTCGTTCTGCTAGAAGAAGTGGAGGATCAGACGCCAGCTTACAAGATGTTTCTTGTCCCTTATATGAAGATGAGAG AGACAAGCAAGCTCAAAATGGCACTGGGGTAACCCCACAAACAGCTGAAGAGACGGTTCCTGAAACTCTTTCAAAATCATCCAAATCATGTATGTGTGGTGAGATTTTTCACATGT CGTCAAATGGTGAGGACTTTGATGAAAAGGCAGAAAGGCCGGTTGTACAACAAAAAGGACGTTTCAAAGTGACATCGGAAAAACCTCAGTTGGAAAAG GCATTATCAACCCCCATCCTACAAAAGTATCCAAGTTTCCAG GTGTCATCTCTGCCGCCTACCCCAACTCCCCAGTTCGATGCTGCATCATCAAATCCCCAGGATGTTTCAAGTTCATCGCatttgtttttcatcttgcaaacaAATGTTGTCCAAAGA GAAAATGTTCTACTGTTGATAAAGCAACACCAATCATCCAGTAATTTAATAAGAg TTGATGGAGGAAATAATTCAAGTGTTCCAAAAATTACAGAGAAGCTG TTGGAAGCGTCTAGTGACAGGGCGAAAGAACTCGAGCAAGAAAAAAACGAGTTACAGATGAG GCTTGTAGCGGTTAAAGAATATCTAGAGAAGTGCAAAGCAGATTCTCAGGTGTCATTGTGA
- the LOC113355975 gene encoding serine/threonine-protein kinase pakF-like isoform X5, with protein sequence MAEKETTEKTYSQRKEKSTISRKKSFNYLLVLSLSRECVEIMERRKYPIGNEHYELYEEVGQGVSASVYRAICIPNNEIVAIKIIDFERHNSDLANISREAQTMILVDNPNVLRAYCSFVSDHNLWVVMPFMEGGSCLHILKSAYPDGFKESVIATILREILKGLEYLHQHGHIHRDVKAGNILVDARGAIKLGDFGVSACLFDSGDRQRTRNTFVGTPCWMAPEVMEQLNGYDFKADIWSFGITALELAHGHAPFSKYPPMKVLLMTLQNAPPGLDYERDKKFSKSFKNMIAQCLVKEPSKRPSARKLLKHPFFKQARSNDYICRTLLEGLPTLGDRMKELKKKDEDMLAQKKMPDGEKEEISQNEYKRGISGWNFNVEDMKAQASLIQDGDEPIADKLDQGGSSNSLMDASDKENVDMVHHRSESLHPIDSNGNFLRGRWDKSEDDLSVAGSTSDCEHLSLQDDFAKHIEHVEHDRNGRTENKVNGAGRRSDSMRSPRWSRESYTNLPDLSIPTFEDESIKQNQNSLAPDTPSVPSKPPSSSGEDLDEKAREHVVQQKGRFKVTSEKAQLEKALSTPMLQKSQSLQLDASSNSHDLSVFSLLDIMLQTNIVQRDHILSLMKQCTSGNLTAGGSNSTAPDITESLLELSHERTKQLLQEMNEQWRHISSVEEFQRLKPKTIQDDLQCHVDQTQHERNESFSNDTNGLEKRSENQYVRSARRSGGSDASLQDVSCPLYEDERDKQAQNGTGVTPQTAEETVPETLSKSSKSCMCGEIFHMSSNGEDFDEKAERPVVQQKGRFKVTSEKPQLEKALSTPILQKYPSFQVSSLPPTPTPQFDAASSNPQDVSSSSHLFFILQTNVVQRENVLLLIKQHQSSSNLIRVDGGNNSSVPKITEKLLEASSDRAKELEQEKNELQMRLVAVKEYLEKCKADSQVSL encoded by the exons ATGGCAGAAAAAGAAACAACAGAGAAAACCTATTCCCAAAGGAAagaaaaatcaacaatttctagaAAAAAATCATTTAATTATCTTCTAGTTCTTTCGTTATCCAGAGAATGCGTTGAAATAATGGAGAGGAGAAAGTATCCAATTGGGAACGAACATTACGAGCTATACGAAGAAGTAGGTCAAGGAGTTAGCGCTTCTGTTTATCGAGCTATTTGTATACCGAACAATGAAATCGTTGCTATCAAAATCATCGATTTCGAAAGACATAATAGCGATCTG GCCAATATATCACGTGAAGCTCAAACAATGATATTAGTTGACAATCCAAATGTTTTGAGGGCGTACTGTTCTTTTGTTAGTGATCATAACTTATGGGTTGTCATGCCATTCATGGAAGGAGGTTCTTGTTTGCATATATTAAAATCTGCTTATCCCGATGGTTTTAAGGAGTCTGTTATTGCAACCATTTTACGTGAAATATTAAAGGGATTAGAGTATCTTCATCAGCATGGCCACATCCATCGCGACGTCAAG GCTGGAAATATACTAGTTGATGCACGAGGTGCGATAAAGCTGGGAGATTTTGGTGTTTCGGCATGCCTTTTTGATTCTGGTGATAGGCAGCGCACTAGAAACACCTTCGTAGGGACACCTTGCTG GATGGCACCTGAGGTTATGGAGCAGTTGAATGGTTATGACTTCAA GGCTGATATCTGGTCCTTCGGTATAACTGCCTTGGAGCTTGCTCACGGTCACGCACCTTTCTCAAAGTATCCTCCAATGAAG GTTTTACTTATGACTTTGCAAAATGCACCACCAGGCTTGGACTATGAGAGGGACAAGAAATTTTCGAAG tctttcaagaatatGATTGCTCAGTGCTTGGTAAAAGAACCTTCAAAACGTCCTTCAGCACGTAAGTTGTTAAAGCATCCTTTCTTTAAGCAAGCTAGGTCTAATGACTACATTTGCCGTACCCTATTAGAGGGTCTCCCAACGCTTGGAGATCGTATGAAAGAGTTGAAG AAAAAGGATGAAGATATGCTTGCTCAAAAGAAAATGCCAGACGGTGAAAAAGAGGAAATATCCCAG AATGAATATAAAAGGGGAATCAGTGGCTGGAATTTTAATGTCGAAGACATGAAAGCACAGGCATCACTG attcaagatggtgatgaaccTATTGCTGATAAATTAGATCAAGGAGGTAGCTCCAATTCTCTGATGGATGCTTCTGATAAA GAAAATGTGGATATGGTGCACCATAGGTCCGAATCTCTCCATCCAATCGATTCAAATGGAAACTTTCTTAG GGGTAGATGGGACAAATCTGAGGATGACTTAAGTGTGGCTGGTTCTACCTCAGATTGTGAACACCTTTCTTTGCAAGAcgattttgcaaaacacattgAACACGTTGAACATGATAGGAATGGGAGGACAGAAAATAAGGTCAATGGAGCTGGAAGACGCTCCGACAGTATGCGTTCTCCAAGATGGAGTAGAGAATCATACACCAACTTACCAGACCTTTCTATTCCCACATTCGAAGATGAGAG CATCAAGCAAAATCAGAATTCCTTGGCTCCTGACACACCATCCGTACCATCTAAACCACCAT CATCAAGTGGTGAGGACCTTGATGAAAAAGCAAGAGAGCATGTTGTGCAACAAAAAGGACGTTTCAAAGTGACATCAGAAAAAGCTCAAttagaaaag GCACTTTCAACCCCAATGCTCCAAAAGAGTCAAAGCTTGCAG TTGGATGCATCATCAAATTCACACGACTTGTCAGTCTTCTCACTGTTGGATATCATGTTGCAGACAAATATTGTACAAAGG GATCATATTTTGTCGTTAATGAAGCAGTGCACATCTGGTAATTTAACAG CTGGAGGAAGCAATTCAACAGCTCCAGACATTACAGAATCATTG CTGGAGTTGAGCCATGAAAGGACAAAACAACTATTGCAAGAGATGAATGAGCAGTGGAG gcatatatcttctgttgaagagttCCAGAGGCTCAAACCAAAAACAATCCAG GATGATTTGCAGTGCCACGTTGATCAAACTCAACATGAAAGGAATGAAAGTTTCAGTAACGACACCAATGGACTCGAAAAGCGCTCTGAAAATCAGTACGTTCGTTCTGCTAGAAGAAGTGGAGGATCAGACGCCAGCTTACAAGATGTTTCTTGTCCCTTATATGAAGATGAGAG AGACAAGCAAGCTCAAAATGGCACTGGGGTAACCCCACAAACAGCTGAAGAGACGGTTCCTGAAACTCTTTCAAAATCATCCAAATCATGTATGTGTGGTGAGATTTTTCACATGT CGTCAAATGGTGAGGACTTTGATGAAAAGGCAGAAAGGCCGGTTGTACAACAAAAAGGACGTTTCAAAGTGACATCGGAAAAACCTCAGTTGGAAAAG GCATTATCAACCCCCATCCTACAAAAGTATCCAAGTTTCCAG GTGTCATCTCTGCCGCCTACCCCAACTCCCCAGTTCGATGCTGCATCATCAAATCCCCAGGATGTTTCAAGTTCATCGCatttgtttttcatcttgcaaacaAATGTTGTCCAAAGA GAAAATGTTCTACTGTTGATAAAGCAACACCAATCATCCAGTAATTTAATAAGAg TTGATGGAGGAAATAATTCAAGTGTTCCAAAAATTACAGAGAAGCTG TTGGAAGCGTCTAGTGACAGGGCGAAAGAACTCGAGCAAGAAAAAAACGAGTTACAGATGAG GCTTGTAGCGGTTAAAGAATATCTAGAGAAGTGCAAAGCAGATTCTCAGGTGTCATTGTGA